The DNA region actaagatcctggatgctgtgaggcacagccaaaagattttttaaaaattataagtaaataaatgtgtcCTTTAGAAGGTAACAATTTAGGAGATATATATTATCTACAATCTTCCTGTGAACATAACCACCTTCtgattatttatcattttattgggGCTTGAGACATATTGGGTAGCTGGACTGTGAGATAAATTGAGCTTCAACAAAACAGTTCTTTGTGGCTACAGGTCTGATTGTGAACTAATCTCACCCTAAATACAACCACAGAAACTCacagaaaaggaacaaaacacTTAAAAGCATTAACTGTATACTACATATAACATACCTTATCCaaatcatttttgtgtgtgtgtgtgtggaaaaagCACAACTTATCATCTTAACTAGTAAGTATATGATCCTGCAGCGTTAACTATTAACATGCTGATGTAACAGACCAttggaactttttcatcttgcacaATGGAAACTATACATCAACTGAACAACTCCCCTATGCCTACTCCCTCTAGCCCCTAGCAACCACATTCTACTTTATATTTCTAAGAGTTAGATTACTTTACATACCTtgtaaaagtggaagcagtatGTCTTTTCATGagtggcttatttcatttagtctcATGTCCTTATGTTCTTcgggttcatccatattgtagcaaaTGACAgggtttccttattttttaaggatggatagaccacattttctttatccatccatcagtccattgatgaacatttaggttgcttccacttcTTGCTACAGTAAATTTGATGAACGTGGGGATGCAAATATCCAAGTCATCTTGCTATAAATTAATTCAAAGTGATATAAacttatacttaaaattttagaaaatagaaaattattaaaatgtaggGAGAAAATGACCTTCACTTAGtcctctgtcttttctcattCTACTTCTTCTCTCGTCTTTCCCTAGAAACttgcctttccttttttcctgcttttgcctcctcctctgccccatccctctcctttttcttttcctcactctcttcttccttttcaccTTCTCTAATAAACTTCATCTCCTCCCCAACACCAAAAGTGTTCTCTTCCCTAAGGCCAGCTCTCACATGGAAATAGGCTGTCGTCACTCTGCCCATTATCTCCCTTATAATCGGAACAGTATTCCTTTACCCCACTGTTTTTTCCTAGATAAATCACATATGCACAGGTAGCATGTTAAGTGAGTTAATTATATTCTTCATTATTGATTAGGAGCCTGAACTTTATTTCAAAGAACCTGAAGAGTTACTTCAAGTCCTCACAGAGCTGGAAGAGCAGAATCTTACTTTGGTACAATATTCCCAAGATGTAGATGAAAATCTTGAAGatgtaaataaaagagaaaaagttatACAGGATAAAATGTAAGTCATAAAAAACAAGCAGACATTCTATTAACCAGTTTCTAATCAGAGACGAAGTCCACCTTCATTTATGCGTGGCCCTTCCTTGTGGTTTCCCTGGATTTAGGgaagaatttttattaataatagtttACACTGcagaatggaaaagtaggaattATATTTATACAGAATAGACTGGTTTTAGTTTTAGTCCCTAATTCCTTTCACttgtcaaaatattttcctaGCTAGCAAGAATAAAAGACAATATAGAAGGTTATAAAGAATCAAAATGTCACCTACTGCCTTACTCTTTGTTCAATGCAGTTTTACGCTGTCATCTGGCTGACCAAATCATGCTTTGGATGATGATGCTAATAAACTCATTTTCCTTGGCTGTGACTCTCAGCAAAAGTTTTTTCATGGCTTAAatattgtatcattttataatgtacatTATCAATATCAGGGCTATTATAAAAGGGACTTCTGTTGGGAAGGGGGGCTGGATTTGATGACTCAAAAAATTCCTTTCTACTCTTAATACTTGTTGTAAAAATGTGCAGAACCTTTTTTGGAAGACTCATTTGCACCAGATGtcaatcttttaaaatagttgtCAAACTGCACTGAACTTTGGGACATATTAGAAGAATTTAAAACCATAATCTTATAGCCACCCAGTTAACTACTGTCTCCTTTTAATCCTTGTCTCCTCACTTCCAGTCCTCAGTATATGGTGCCCCCACCATGACACTATGATATGAGGGGATGGGGTGTGTATGGTTGGGCAGGAAAAGGGTATTTATATCTGAAGCTCTATGTAAGGAGTCAGGAGTCTCTACTTTTCCCAGTGGCTCCCCAGGTATTCTGATTATCAGTCAGGTTTGAGAACAGTGACATCCTAGGTCACCCAGCTTGGGTTTCCAATACCTCAATTCTACTGCTTTTTCTATTTGGGGGACTCAGGGGAGCCACAGAAGTAGAGGGGTGAGAAAATACTTCCCAATAGACGTTGAAAAGCAtctgtgcatttatttttcttattttaacctGAAAAGTTGCAGGTACTTTgtcaatatcttaaaatataaacttcTATTTGGCTTACTAGACATAGGATGTTGACACATGTTGAAGCTCCTGACTGatgatttatttcactgaatCATAAATTACAGATAAGGGTCTCTTTCTTCTTTGCAATAGAAATACCAACATAGAGTTTCTTTTGGAACACAAGGCATTGCTCAAGGCCAACTGtgtaagagaagaagaaaaagcagcagAGTTGGAATTAAGGTCCAGGCTATTTAGTTTTGGACAATATAACTCAGATGCTCAGGTAATCATTCTTTGCCTGCAGTAATTTTATTTTGGCTCATGGTAATAAGAATCTGCATTCCCTGTGTCTTAAGCATTGGAATAAGAGGATTAAAGCAAACCACAAGTCCCAGGTTGATGACAGAGGCTGAAAACCTGCTTGGAAATTACCTTGTCAATATGTATAGCCAACTTACACAGTAGATAGAAAACATTCAATTATCACTGGTACTCTCTTAAAAGGTTACCAAGTATGATGCTGAGATTTCCCCACCtataaatacatttgttttagTCAGTATACACATGACTATACATAATGAAGTAGTTCACTGCTGTGATCATTTTGGTATTAATTTCAAGGGCACATAATGAAGACAGGAAGCACTGAATCAGCACTGAATGGAGTATCTTCCCAACACTGAGCTTGTAATAGGTTGTGGCCCCTTTGGGGTCTGCAGAGTTCTATCACCAGAGCACCTGTGACATAGACTAGTGTGCTTATCTCTTTGCATGCAGGTCTCTCCCAGCTGGATGCAAACCCTAGGGCAAGGCTTGTCTTACCCTTCTATTCAGCTCAGTTTAGCAACCTCATAAAGcaggtgctccataaatgtttgttgaatgaatgatcagGCTAGTTTTAAGATCCACAATAAACTCCAGCTAGCATTGGTTTCTTTGTAAAAtcttgaatgaaataaaaattccaaactCGTATGTGAAACTAATATCACAATTATAGTTATGAACTTGACTTTCAAACAGTAGATTTAAAGGGACTCTTATCAGAAGATCACTGTGCTCCCTTACCCATATAAGCAGGCAGGGTTACAAAAACAAACCTGTTTATGGCTCCAGTCACAATCCACATTTCTTATGTGGTGTAACACCAAGGAAGGGAGGGATGGGGTTGTGCACTGCTAGAGCTGAAAGCTACCTTTCAGCTCTTCAATGCTGTCTTTtttacaccttaaaaaaaaattgtggtaaaaaatatacatatcataaaattgaccatttaaCCATTTCAAAtgcacaattcagtggcattaattataTTTGCAATGCTGCATAATCATCACCACTATTTATAGGACTTTTCCATCATCCCAaatagaaactctgtacccattaaacaataattcccTATTCTCCGACCAGCGTCtgtcttgtttagtcactactctttttgcgatcccatggactgtagcctgccaggatcctttcTTTGTCCATACTTTCTTtcccatgtaagaatactggagtgggttgccatttccttctccaggagatcttcctgacccaggggtagcAAAAGGAGCTTTACGTCAAacaggacttttttttctttttccttttattttataggtatttctccaaacttcctaaaatcattttaaatataaataggtaCTACAGTAAGTGTTACTgtaggaggaaagagaggggcTTTATAGTAAATAGGACCATCAGAAAGCTTGTTAAACTAGGTGGGAGAGACAAGCTGTTTGAAGTAAGCTACTGGTAACAGATCTTGATTTGTAATTAAGTGTTGGTAGCTCTGTAATGAGTCTGTGGTTTCAGGAGGGGTTTCCCATGGCTCCTGGAGCCACATCTATCTTGAGTATTATTTGTCCGTGGCTTTATGGTGATTCTCATCTTCTTGAGCAGAAGCAGGAATGGGGCAGGATTCTACCAGGAGAACGATTTACTTTGCCCAGAAGTTTATTGAGATCCTTTTATCTCGAATGCCGGGTATACAGTGGAAACACAGAAACAGAGCTTTCTTACAGTCTCGAAAAATGTTACCTACAAGTTTGAACATCTCTACCAACAGTTAAAATGGCACAGTGGCCAGGTACAGGGATCAGCAAGGTGTGGCCTAAGCCTCCGCTTAGAGTAGAATACTGGAATGACTTCCAGATGGAGAGAATGAAAACTCAAAATGTTTTGTAGGCCAGCCTGGGAAGCTGTTtgcttgtaactttttttttccctatgaaaaaaatgcattcatttattcagcaaacatttattaagtgcacAGTTACATGCAAGGGGCTACTTTAGATATAAGTATAAACATAAGAAATAGCTCCTGCCTTCCAGGTGCTTACAGTCTATAAGGGACAATAAGACATGTATGCAAATAACTGTCAGACAGGATTATAGTGTTAGTAGTTACTTTTTTgcgacccttggactgtagcccaccaggctcctctgtccatgggattctccaggcaagaatactggagtgggttgccatttccttctccaggagatcttcccaactcagggattgaacccacatctcccacattgcaggcagacgctttaacctctgagccaccagggaagccagtaatTAGAGTAGCAAGCACAAAAAAGGGAGTTCACATACTGCTGCTAGGAAATGCACTGGAGTGGGGAGAAAAAAGGATTTAAATGTTTATGTAGTGTCTACTTGAATGGGAATGATACACAAAAACATTCAAGCGTCCTACTAAATTATTTTATACCtagactgaaatatttttaaagaaataatccaGGATGTTATTATAGTAATGctctatgtgctgtgcttagtcggtcagttgtgactgactctttgcgaccccatggattgcagcccaccaggctcctctgttcactgggattctccatgcaagaatactagagagggctgccacgccctcctccaggggatcttccagacccagggattgaacccaggtctcccacactgtggcgAGTTCTTTccctgaaccaccatggaagcctgcTCTGACTATAAATTATGACATAAATTGACTGCtgcattttttttcactgttctAATGTTgtattaaagtttttcttttaaaaaagtatttagtaGAACATATTAATAAAAGCCTATTACAATATAGTAAAAGggaattttacatttattgaatgaacaaGCAAACAGTAATGAGATGTTTTctgctctccttttctttttaatctcaggAAAAACTGATAGACTCTCTTAGTAAAAAAATTAACCAAGTATACAAAGTCTGCATTGGAGATGCTGAGGTTGGAAGCCTCAACCCAGTTCAAAAGCTGGTAAAAGTAGAGTCTCGTCTGGTAGAATTGAGTGATCTCATTGACTCCATTCCTAAAGAAAATGTGGAGGCAATTGAGAGGATGAAACAGAAAGAACGACGGCAAAGGTACAGTCACTGTCTTAtgatatacatataataaaacacTTAAACATTAGGCAAGTCTGTTATATGGCAAGTCTCATTATATGCCATATTGACACTAGAATCAAACTCAGATCTGCTGTCCTCATAGAGCTATTATTTAGTATGGAGATATATTCATCAATATTCTTAGGAAATAAATGTCATTACCAAGGATAAAATGAGCACTGTGAAGCAAAGAGTTCACCAGGGACAAATGACATAGTTTCAGATGGGCAAGGGGTCCCTCCAGtctgaaaaaaagtgaattttcagAGTGAATATTCCCTACTTATAATATGCAAAGGATTATCATGTGGAAGGAGAATACTTGTGGTGAAAGGGTTTAAGACTAGAATTTCCTTAATTGGAAAACTACAGGGAGATTTAATCTGTGAAGGAACTGTTTGAAAGAGCTAGATAATGAGGGTTTTTCCTTGGTTCCTAACTGCCAACAGCtaagtttccttacctgtaaaatggcaATAATGACACTTATCTCATATGGTTGTTGTGAGGACTGAATTAAATAATCTATGtagtaaaatatcatgtatgaaacgagatgccagtccaggttcgatgcacgatactggatgcttggggctggtgcactgggacaacccagagggatggtatggggagggaggagggaggagggttcagggtggggagcacatgtatacctgtggcggattcattttgatatttggcaaaactaatacaattatgtaaagtttaaaaataaaataaaattaaaaagaaaaatctatgtaAAAGCACTAAAGCATGCTTGGCGTACAGTAAGTACTCTAATAGCAGACGTTCATATTAGATACTTTGTTATTGCTTACCACTTTACTGGGGTGTTGGGGATATTGTTCCACCCATATAAAAACAAAGACTAGAATATACTAAGGTGATCCTGATGGGATTTTGTTGAATATGaagcacattttaaagaaattatgagAAATCACTCCTTCCACAAGATGACCTTTCACTTACACTAAGAACATCTGCATTTTTTACAGTAGAAAATATATTCTGACTAAAGTGTAATTACTATTTCTAACTATTTCTAACAGTGAGATTAATATATGAATCTAGTCCCAATTATCATTTTGATCAAAAAAATTTTAGTGGATGTTTTCCCATGGTTCGGAGGCACCTAACATAATACCTAATTTTGCATAAAAAATGTTCAGTGAATGTTACATTGATAATTATATACATCCATAAAATAGTCACTTGGCAAGTGGTTATTCTGCAATAGGCAGTGGACTAGACAGTGTgcatatctcatttaattttatcctcacaacaactctaaAGAGAACAAAGACAAATAGTATTTCTTGGCCTTAATTTGAGGATAACATTCAAAGAGATttattggaaaatatatttttgtggtTATCAATTGAACTATACACTTGTGACTTGtgtagttttctgcatgttgtacttcaataaaaaggtttaaaaagaggggaaaataaCTGGAAACTATCAATAATTCAAGTGGCCATCATATAGACTAATATAAAGTACTGAACTGTAAATGAAACGATGAGAGGGCTCTGTTGAGGTGCTTGTTTTGGACCAAGATCTGGGTAGATTTTGCTTCTTCCACAACAGTGACATGCACTTTCTTCCCATTTCAACATAAACAGGGTTTGTTGTTGAAATTTCACCTGAATATTCAAAATCCACAATTATGGGGGAAGATgaagtattattttcatttagccTTAAAGGAGACTTAATAATATTTAGGTAATTCTTTATCAAATAGTATTGATGTAGATCTTTTTGACTGGGATTTATAGCTAGAACAATGTCTTCCTCTTTTGACAGGTTGCgtgaagagaaaatgagagagaaacagaaacaccAGGAGGAAAGGCTAAAAGCTGCCCTGGAAAGAGCAGTAGcacaaccaaagaaaaagaaggtctgtgttttattgttaatattaatAGGTCCAGCTACATCAATGTGTGAGGGCTTCTgtaatgtaaaaacaaaatacctAACTCGTCTCATTTATTCAGGTTAAACTTCAGTAAGTCCGCTGACAGTTCAACTGATCTCTCTGGTTCCTtgttatttttagaataatttaaacTATTGGGTCTACAGTTTTCCATTAAACTCACTTTTTAGTAAAAGAAACTTCTCCCTTGCCTCTTTAGCTCTGGGTACATGCaactacagaaatacaaaaataatagtgtattatatataattgGAAGGGTCTTTTAATCCTCACATTGTGAAAATAATGAGATTTACAGCTGAAGTTAAAATAATTTACCCAGAGTCACTTCAGATTTAGCAGCAGAATCTAAGCAGAAGCCAAGGTTCTTCATATTTCAAGATTACCTGTTCAATAAGAAGTTCAGGATGGGGCAGTCTCCAAGTACATGTGGTCTATTACTCCCCCTGGGTATGAAGGGCCTTTTGTTTCTATATGCCTCTCTTCCTGCTCTGAGTTTGAGTCTGAAATCATATTGCAGGGAGGCAATTTCATAGTTATCTGCAGAATTAATGTGGACACTGATTCTAACCATAGTCATAGCTAACGCATATTATGCACCTCACAACCAGCCACTGAAGTACTTAAAAGTTGTGAAGTATGGTAACTGGTAACTGTTAATATGTACTATGTTAAAAAAGtaatgatttttatataaattagtgtttattttttaaaaggatctgTACTTACCTAGTTCAACTCTGCCTATGAAGATCTGACTTGTCCTCTTCTTCCAAGAGATAATTAGCCAGTTAACACCCTGCTACATGTATAAATTATTTACTCAGCCCACCAAGTGACCAATAATGAGTTTTATGACCTTTGTATccccaatgcctggcacacaatgGACAGTCAATAAATGCTTACTGAGTTAACAGACTAAAAATGAGAATGCAAACTGAATctggaagaaaactgaaaaaaaaaaaaaaatgctgctaagTCAACAATATATGAAGACCTCTGAAAGAGGTTTTTACTCAGAACACTTCATTGCTGGCAATTTTCTCAGGCAGAAATTAGTAACAAAGGTTATCAAAGGAGATTGGtgcagggtggggaggtggaggaAATCTGACGTTAGAAAAGGAATTCAAGGATTCTGGTCCTCTAAGgacatttttgttgttataatGAAGGGGAGGACTGCCAGTGCTATTTAGTTCCCTGGAGCCAGGAACATCGAATATACTGCAATGCAGGGATGGTCACACACAGGGTTGCTGCCTCTTTTGAGACACAATGGAGATGTCCCATCAAATTTCATGTCCAACAAAATagttttttatccttttaatttaCACACATTCAGAtataaaggcaaaacaaaaataaacaaaagggagagaaaagattcaaagagaaaaattagtATGACATAAGTTGAGTGTATGTCCCAGAGAGAATAAACAGGTATGATTCAGGGTGTCCCTAAGCCTCTCCTGGTTGGAATACCTCCAAAAGCCAACAGGATTGTGAGTGCTCAAGAAGATAATAGGTGGTTTTCTCAAGTTATTGTTTAACAGGATTTTAAATGCTAGTAACTGTTACTCAGCAGAGCAAAGTATCACTTCTAACCAGAGAAACTAGCTACTCCTCCTACTGGTGGTTACTGAGAAATGAAGTGTTGGCCTCAAACATGGCTTACCATATCTGAAACACATGACTTTATCTATACCCTCCCATTTCCCTGTAACACCTAACTGCTCTGTCTTCTGCATACCATGGTACTCCATTTGCTACTTAACTCTGCCTGCGTTTGGACATCCATTAGTCATCAATCTCTTTGTAACTggattattttaaactatattattCTTTGGGAAAATCAAGTTAATAATTAGTATTCTGGGTTATACTTCAATAGATAATGgttatgaaaaatattatttttctcttttgtttcagcAGGGAAGACAACTTATCTACCGTTCAAAACCTCCATCTGGTAACAAACATGAACTACTTTTAGTCAAGGATACAAGAACGAAATCCCTGGAGGAAGAGTATTTTTTCACTTGAACAGGAGCAGTAAGACATTTATTACCAGAATGCCTTAGGCATATTCTGTAGATTTTGCTTTTCAGTCATGGCAATATTCTGCCACACATACAGGCCTAACCAATTTCAGAAGACAGGCCCTTATTCTAAAAGACTCTTATGATTGGAAATGAGAGTTACATTATTTTGTTGAAGAATTTTATTATCCATATCCTAACCATTACTGTATACAGCTAAACATTTATTCCTTCTGTTGTCCCAGTTGGAGATACACATCCACAGCTACTTTGTTAGTGTAACTTTATGGCGAATGACCTTTTAAGAGCAATAATGGCATTCTGACAACCTgagactttaaataatttttttcaactgaTCCACAGGAAAGTTCATAATATACGTTTTATCACCATGAGGTATACATTTTAACAATGTACAGCTCTAAAACACTGATTTTGAGGAGTTTAAAACTTAAAACCACTAGATTATGTGGTCTGAACATAACCAACCTTGAGACTGATTTCTAATTCACGTTAAGGTGTTCTGTTCAGAAAATTTAATTCTCTTAAGTGAACAAACCATATGCCTTTAGCCTACATTTGATTTCACAATTTCTGTTGTGTTCTATActcaaaactattttaattttcaggTGGTGTTTCAATTTTAGCTGTAATGTATGTATCATTTAGCGTACGCTGATATAGTGTTAACATGTAATTTATTGACTACTGAGTAAAATAACACAATCTATATGaattctaagaaaatatttaactttatatatgTCAAAAGTGGctcaaaaataactttaaaaggtCTCGGTTAATATACAATTTCAAGGGCTGAAATTCACTTTCACAAACATTTATAAAGCATATAAATACATTTctctcataggaaaaaaaaatacagcactgGGTTTACATGAAAACAAACTTGAATAAAGTTGGGTGGCTTTTAAAGTATTAGTTCTGTGAATAATCTTTGAACTGTTTCATCTGAATATGCAAGTAAGTATCTGAATATGAATAGCCGCTCACAGTCAAACTGAAAACCAAACAGATTTTTattgtatacaaatatatataaaaaattcccCCCCAAAGATGCTATTCTCTCATTTCcccatcttcttcttcttcttcaacaCCCCTGATATAAAGGACATTATTACACCTGTAAACAGAAAGACACCATTTTGTTGTTTCAACAAGAACCCATGTAAGATCTGAATTATTACTATTACTAGATTTTTTtcattacaaaaatattaatgCTAAAGTTACAACacatcatttctcttttaaaaaaatttaccttTGGTTGTTATAGAGCACACGGTATTACTTTTATACAATGTGGTTGTAAAAATGACTAGAATTTAGAGGTGTGAAGCTAGTTCTAGAAAGTAAGTATAATACAAATACCTAACAGCAGACAGACCCACCCAAAAATCAAGTTCTTGCAACTAAAACCACTGAAAAAGGCACAGTTAAGAGCTACAAAGTTTAATAGCCACACTAGGAAAACCTTAAGAATGAACAGCTCCGAAGTATTTAAATCTGCTTTGACAAGTTTAACAATTTCAAGACTCTCGAAGTCTAGCTGTAGCATATTATTCTAAATTAATAGTAGTTAGAAAAAAACATAAGTCTGAGATTGAGGCACCAATAGttcatttaaacatgtatttctaatgctcatcaccaactccttatATATACTACTGACATTGTTACCTTATTAAAACTTCACCCAGATGTCCAGACAATGCTCCATCTATGTATTCTTCTGTGTTTGCAAGctttaaataagaagaaaatgtattatcATACCAGAGGAAAACAGTATTATATACCTAATACTGGTGAGAGAACTTATTAACCGAGACCTTTCTGTACCAATGATGTACATTTATCTACAATAATTAGATTAGCTTTCCAATACTACTGTAGTCCTTTTTGGTTTCATGTAAAACATTAAGTAAAGTTAACATTGATGGATGTGGAACTAATATATAATAAAGCTTGTttcaacacaatttttaaaatctctcagtAATGTATATTTCTTTCTATTAAACATTAACATGTTAGGAAGTCTCCAATTTATGAATAAGCTTGAATAATTCTGAAGAACTAGACAGTAACTTTTCTTGGACTAACAACATTGTATCAATCATACTGAGGATCCCGATGGGTATAAAAGCTATGATTAAAATGCCAAATACTCTTATATTATTCAACAACCAAACTAAAGAAATgaataaggatttttaaaaaataatgtgctaacaaacaggaaaaaaaaagttcttaagaGGTTAAGTAATTAAGAGTGACCCTTATGGTTACTTTAGAGAACTCTATTATTTCTAACTTTACATCAAAATGTTTAGCTTTCCTTCTACATATAGTTAATAAACTTTACTTGTGAATTAAAATCACAATCAGTGCTACTGGGactcagaaaagaaatgaacaggAAAGGAAACAGGCAAATTTCCATCACTAACTAGGTAAGTgggcaaagggaaagaaaaacagggcTTAGAACGGATGTTAGATAAAGTAATTAAAACATGTTAATGAATTAATAATGCTACTGGATACTATTCCTTCTCCTAGACAACAAAAATAATCTCGTAGAGGATATGGTTTTGCCTGAAATTACTGCCGACAATTAGTTTTGTATGCAAAAGATcaaccagctttttttttttgaagtgattATTTGCAGCAGTTGTTCACCAACATTTAACTGGTTTCTAAATTATACAATGATGCTTCAAAGGCCTTCTacgacat from Bos mutus isolate GX-2022 chromosome 5, NWIPB_WYAK_1.1, whole genome shotgun sequence includes:
- the SNRPF gene encoding small nuclear ribonucleoprotein F; translated protein: MSLPLNPKPFLNGLTGKPVMVKLKWGMEYKGYLVSVDGYMNMQLANTEEYIDGALSGHLGEVLIRCNNVLYIRGVEEEEEDGEMRE